A section of the Haloferax sp. Atlit-12N genome encodes:
- a CDS encoding copper-translocating P-type ATPase yields the protein MSTHPDHDHDASSHHHRQAHTDHSGHEQMFRRRFWVSLALSLPVVYFSEFVQGTFGYAAPTFPGSVWITPVLSVVVFAYGGVPFLSMARTELANREPGMMMLISLAITVAFVYSIASLFIEGTTPFFWELVTLIDIMLLGHWMEMRSVRQASGALDELAKLMPDTAERVTESGDSEEVPVSALSEGDVVLVRPGASVPADGEVVEGESSVDESMITGESRPVDKDAGSEVIAGTVNQDGSLRVRVTKTGDETALAGIMRLVEDAQQSKSRTQLLADRAAGWLFYAALAAAGVTAVAWVLAVGFSVGVLERVVTVLVIACPHALGLAVPLVVAINTSTAARNGMLVRDRIAMEEARNLDTVVFDKTGTLTKGEQGVVGVETAGEWDETRAFEVAAGVEGDSEHMIARAIRNAAADRDVRRATVSEFENLRGLGVRATVEGETVHLGGPNLIDQLGIEYPDEIASFADEAGSNAQTVIYLIRDESEVVAAFALADVIREESRRAVEALHAMGIEVAMLTGDSEDVARAVSAELGIDQYFAEVLPEEKDTKVARLQSEGKRVAMVGDGVNDAPALARADVGIAIGSGTDVAIESGDIILVDNDPGDVVRLVKLSKASYRKMQENLVWATGYNVFALPLAAGVLAPIGILLSPAVGAVFMSLSTIIVAVNARRLRGVDLSA from the coding sequence ATGAGCACCCACCCAGACCACGACCACGACGCTTCGTCACACCACCATCGCCAGGCCCACACCGACCATTCGGGCCACGAGCAGATGTTTCGGCGGCGGTTCTGGGTGTCGCTCGCGCTGTCGTTGCCGGTCGTCTACTTCAGCGAGTTCGTCCAAGGTACCTTCGGCTACGCCGCGCCGACGTTCCCCGGAAGCGTCTGGATTACGCCCGTCCTTTCTGTCGTCGTCTTCGCCTACGGCGGTGTGCCGTTCCTCTCGATGGCGCGGACCGAACTGGCGAACCGCGAACCGGGGATGATGATGCTCATCTCGCTGGCGATTACCGTCGCGTTCGTCTACTCGATTGCGAGCCTGTTCATCGAGGGGACGACGCCGTTTTTCTGGGAACTGGTCACGCTTATCGACATCATGCTCCTCGGTCACTGGATGGAGATGCGGTCGGTCCGGCAGGCTTCCGGGGCGCTCGACGAACTGGCCAAACTCATGCCCGACACCGCCGAGCGCGTCACCGAGAGCGGAGACTCAGAGGAAGTCCCCGTCTCCGCGCTCTCGGAGGGCGACGTCGTGCTCGTCCGGCCCGGCGCGTCGGTTCCTGCCGACGGCGAGGTCGTCGAAGGCGAGTCGTCGGTCGACGAGTCGATGATTACGGGCGAGTCCCGCCCCGTCGACAAGGACGCCGGTTCGGAGGTCATCGCCGGCACGGTCAATCAGGACGGGAGCCTCCGCGTGAGGGTCACGAAGACGGGAGACGAGACGGCGCTGGCGGGAATCATGCGTCTGGTCGAAGACGCCCAGCAGTCCAAATCCCGCACGCAACTCCTCGCGGACCGCGCGGCGGGGTGGCTGTTCTACGCCGCGCTCGCCGCCGCGGGCGTCACGGCCGTCGCGTGGGTCCTCGCGGTCGGATTCAGCGTCGGCGTCCTCGAACGCGTCGTGACAGTCCTCGTCATCGCGTGTCCACACGCGCTCGGTCTGGCAGTCCCGCTCGTGGTCGCAATCAACACCTCGACGGCCGCCCGGAACGGGATGCTCGTCCGCGACCGAATCGCCATGGAGGAAGCACGGAACCTCGACACCGTCGTCTTCGACAAGACGGGCACGCTCACCAAGGGTGAACAGGGGGTCGTCGGCGTCGAGACGGCTGGCGAGTGGGACGAGACGCGGGCGTTCGAGGTCGCCGCGGGCGTCGAGGGCGACTCGGAGCACATGATCGCCCGCGCGATTCGGAACGCCGCCGCCGACCGCGACGTTCGACGGGCCACAGTGTCGGAGTTCGAGAACCTCCGCGGACTCGGCGTCCGGGCGACCGTCGAGGGCGAGACGGTTCACCTCGGCGGCCCCAACCTGATAGACCAACTCGGTATCGAGTATCCCGACGAAATCGCGTCGTTCGCCGACGAGGCCGGCTCGAACGCGCAGACCGTCATCTACCTGATTCGCGACGAGTCGGAGGTCGTCGCGGCGTTCGCGCTCGCCGACGTCATCCGCGAGGAGAGCCGGCGGGCCGTCGAGGCGCTGCACGCGATGGGCATCGAGGTCGCGATGCTGACCGGCGACTCCGAGGACGTCGCGCGCGCCGTCTCTGCGGAACTCGGTATCGACCAGTACTTCGCGGAGGTCCTGCCCGAGGAGAAAGACACCAAAGTAGCGCGGCTCCAGTCCGAGGGGAAGCGGGTCGCGATGGTCGGCGACGGCGTCAACGACGCGCCCGCGCTCGCGAGGGCGGACGTCGGCATCGCCATCGGCTCCGGCACCGACGTCGCCATCGAATCGGGCGACATCATCCTCGTCGACAACGACCCCGGAGACGTGGTTCGGCTCGTCAAGCTCTCGAAGGCGAGTTACCGAAAGATGCAGGAGAACCTCGTCTGGGCGACCGGCTACAACGTGTTCGCGCTCCCGCTCGCCGCGGGCGTCCTCGCGCCAATCGGCATCCTCCTGTCGCCGGCGGTCGGCGCCGTGTTCATGTCTCTGTCGACGATTATCGTCGCGGTCAACGCCCGCCGCCTCCGGGGTGTCGATCTCTCGGCGTGA
- a CDS encoding phage tail protein → MATRTDPYRQLRFILEIGGLVTAGFSRCDLPSATSAVVEYREGADPPTPRKLPGLNEYGPLVLEVGVTDRSLELSEWRTLVEQGRMDEARRDAAVVLLDATGNPAARWVFREAWPSKYDAPRLDAMASEVAVERLVVVHEGFARVAVETGDDEDDESENDTEDTESDGGTTPSLPDLDFPVGEGLPQGIDEPRLKVSRAGDEESDET, encoded by the coding sequence ATGGCCACTCGGACAGACCCGTACAGACAGCTACGGTTCATCCTCGAAATCGGAGGACTCGTGACCGCCGGTTTCAGCCGCTGTGACCTTCCGTCGGCGACCTCGGCGGTCGTCGAATACCGCGAGGGGGCGGACCCGCCGACGCCGCGGAAACTTCCCGGACTGAACGAGTACGGGCCGCTCGTGCTCGAAGTTGGCGTGACAGACCGGTCGCTCGAACTGTCCGAGTGGCGGACGCTCGTCGAACAGGGCCGGATGGACGAGGCACGGCGGGACGCCGCGGTCGTGTTGCTGGACGCGACGGGCAACCCCGCCGCTCGCTGGGTCTTCCGCGAGGCGTGGCCCTCGAAGTACGACGCGCCCCGATTGGACGCGATGGCCTCCGAAGTCGCCGTCGAGCGCCTCGTCGTCGTCCACGAGGGCTTCGCCCGCGTCGCGGTCGAAACCGGTGACGACGAGGACGACGAGAGTGAGAACGATACCGAGGACACCGAGAGCGATGGTGGTACCACCCCGTCACTGCCGGACCTCGACTTCCCGGTCGGCGAGGGACTGCCGCAGGGCATCGACGAACCGCGACTGAAAGTGAGTCGCGCCGGTGATGAGGAGTCCGACGAGACGTGA
- a CDS encoding phage tail protein: protein MTATEPDPYGAHRFRVRCDALPKLGFSEVRGLSVAAESANGDESRSEPPPSETDRRDRRDRRDRRGRRARKRPAPRPRPPSPSRRATSSPPLELRRGVTDDQSLWAWFRAWVDGEATPQDVRICLLDATGEPVRGWVCRAATPVRWTGPHLVADAAAVATESLELTHEGIDALTDLDECAD, encoded by the coding sequence GTGACCGCGACCGAGCCCGACCCCTACGGCGCACACCGGTTTCGGGTCCGATGCGACGCGCTCCCGAAACTGGGGTTCTCCGAGGTTCGCGGGCTCTCGGTGGCGGCCGAGTCCGCGAACGGAGACGAGTCGCGGTCCGAACCGCCGCCATCCGAGACCGACCGCCGCGACCGCCGCGACCGCCGTGACCGCCGCGGCCGTCGCGCGCGGAAGCGACCGGCCCCGCGACCGCGGCCTCCCTCACCGTCCCGCCGAGCAACTAGTTCGCCGCCGCTCGAACTCCGTCGAGGCGTCACCGACGACCAGTCGCTGTGGGCGTGGTTCCGGGCGTGGGTCGACGGCGAGGCGACCCCGCAGGACGTTCGAATCTGCCTGCTCGACGCGACCGGCGAGCCGGTTCGCGGGTGGGTCTGCCGGGCGGCGACGCCGGTCAGGTGGACCGGGCCGCATCTCGTCGCCGACGCGGCCGCCGTGGCGACGGAGTCGCTCGAACTGACCCACGAAGGAATCGACGCCCTCACCGACCTCGACGAGTGCGCCGACTGA
- a CDS encoding TRAM domain-containing protein, whose product MTDISDSLRLLFETSVERDGDRYVVSIPSELVESGSISTEELYRVALLTSPGTASTTEASAEPTAAKTTDGRGISSGDEREPEASAPDSREARSQPRQPPVAEGDVRAVIIDTLGDQGDGIAKVERGFVIIVPGTEPGDRVEVEVTDVKQTVAFAEPVDGAGVN is encoded by the coding sequence GTGACTGATATCTCAGATTCTCTTCGGCTCCTTTTCGAGACTTCGGTCGAGCGAGACGGCGACCGTTACGTGGTGTCGATTCCGAGCGAACTCGTCGAAAGCGGGTCGATTTCGACGGAGGAACTGTACCGCGTCGCGCTGTTGACCAGTCCGGGCACGGCGTCGACGACCGAGGCGTCGGCCGAACCGACGGCAGCGAAGACGACCGACGGCCGCGGCATTAGTTCGGGCGACGAGCGGGAACCGGAGGCTTCGGCGCCGGATTCCCGCGAGGCGCGTTCACAGCCGCGACAACCGCCCGTCGCGGAGGGCGACGTCCGAGCCGTCATCATCGACACGCTCGGCGACCAGGGCGACGGCATCGCGAAGGTCGAACGCGGCTTCGTCATCATCGTCCCCGGCACAGAGCCAGGTGACCGCGTCGAGGTCGAAGTCACCGACGTGAAACAGACCGTCGCGTTCGCGGAACCGGTCGACGGCGCGGGCGTCAACTGA
- a CDS encoding transcription initiation factor IIB family protein, translating into MDTKHVDWRSMRDESAPTAEPEVRRSGEERDEDEAEASEAAVAERTDLVYDEQHGEWVDPETGEILREDEIDRGPEWRAFDAAERDQKSRVGSPTTNMMHDKGLSTNIGWQNKDAYGNSLSSGQRQKMQRLRTWNERFRTRDSKERNLKQALGEVERMGSALGLPDTVRETASVIYRRALNDDLLPGRSIEGVATAAIYAAARQAGVPRSLDEVRRVSRVDKMELTRTYRYVSRELGLDMKPADPAQYLPRFVSELDVTDDVERRARSLLDNAKRQGIHSGKSPVGLAAAAIYAGALLADEELTQSEVSEVTDISEVTIRNRYRELLEATQKSGERAVGTTA; encoded by the coding sequence ATGGATACGAAACACGTCGACTGGCGTTCGATGCGGGACGAGTCGGCACCGACGGCGGAGCCCGAGGTCCGACGGTCCGGCGAGGAGCGCGACGAAGACGAGGCCGAGGCGTCCGAGGCAGCGGTCGCAGAGCGGACCGACCTCGTCTACGACGAACAACACGGCGAATGGGTCGACCCCGAGACGGGCGAAATCCTCCGCGAGGACGAAATCGACCGCGGCCCGGAGTGGCGCGCGTTCGACGCCGCGGAGCGCGACCAGAAGTCCCGCGTCGGGTCGCCGACGACGAACATGATGCACGACAAGGGACTGTCGACCAACATCGGCTGGCAGAACAAGGACGCCTACGGCAACTCCCTGTCGTCGGGACAGCGCCAGAAGATGCAGCGACTCCGCACGTGGAACGAGCGGTTCCGCACCCGCGACTCCAAAGAGCGTAATCTCAAGCAGGCGCTCGGCGAGGTCGAACGGATGGGCTCGGCGCTCGGGCTTCCGGACACCGTCCGCGAGACCGCCTCGGTCATCTACCGCCGCGCGCTCAACGACGACCTGCTCCCCGGCCGCTCCATCGAGGGTGTCGCCACGGCCGCCATCTACGCCGCGGCCCGACAGGCCGGCGTTCCGCGCTCGCTCGACGAGGTCCGGCGCGTCTCCCGCGTCGACAAGATGGAACTCACCCGGACGTACCGCTACGTCTCCCGTGAACTGGGTCTCGACATGAAGCCGGCGGACCCCGCGCAGTACCTCCCACGGTTCGTCTCCGAACTCGATGTGACCGACGACGTGGAGCGCCGCGCTCGGTCGCTTCTCGACAACGCGAAGCGGCAGGGCATCCACAGCGGCAAGAGCCCGGTCGGACTCGCGGCGGCGGCCATCTACGCCGGCGCGCTCCTCGCCGACGAGGAACTGACGCAGTCCGAGGTGAGCGAGGTGACCGACATCAGCGAAGTGACGATCAGGAACCGCTACCGCGAACTCCTCGAAGCGACCCAGAAGTCGGGCGAGAGAGCCGTCGGAACGACCGCCTAA
- a CDS encoding ABC transporter permease gives MSLRHRIAGRFPRLVIARRNISRAKVRSILAAASILIGVVAIGAIGAGGAAFKQSQLQSIQAQGATSVYVSPGADMEASHFDREDVKAIDETVGSAAVVATQTGDMELITDDGTREGVTVTYVDDPRKTHEVARGEIPLNWRQSVVVSHEFAADRGVELGERLTFVSETETAAGTVETEHTYRVVAVLAETQSFGGSRLYLPIEETGDRQYSRVQVMTESTDRAETVAEALRDRFNDRKDRLLVFELTSLVRLLKTLVNGINAFLAGLGSISLLVAGVSIANTMLMAVIKRREEIGVLRAVGYGKVDIVRILLVEAVLLGALGSAVGLAIAVAVAMVANALFLGDPFAFTQSALLYLAGAVAFGILTSLLAGAYPAWRAANERPIDALRG, from the coding sequence ATGAGCCTGCGCCATCGAATCGCCGGGCGATTCCCGCGACTCGTCATCGCCCGACGGAACATCTCGCGGGCGAAGGTCCGGTCGATACTCGCGGCAGCCTCGATACTCATCGGCGTCGTCGCAATCGGCGCAATCGGTGCGGGCGGCGCGGCGTTCAAACAGAGCCAACTGCAGAGCATCCAAGCACAGGGCGCGACGAGCGTCTACGTCTCGCCGGGAGCCGACATGGAGGCGTCGCACTTCGACAGAGAGGACGTCAAAGCGATAGACGAGACGGTCGGGTCGGCCGCGGTCGTGGCGACGCAGACCGGGGATATGGAGCTGATAACGGACGACGGCACCCGAGAAGGGGTGACTGTCACCTACGTCGACGACCCCCGGAAGACACACGAGGTGGCGCGGGGTGAGATTCCCCTGAACTGGCGGCAGAGCGTCGTCGTCTCCCACGAGTTCGCGGCCGACCGCGGCGTCGAACTCGGCGAGCGCCTCACGTTCGTCTCCGAGACGGAGACGGCCGCCGGGACGGTCGAGACCGAACACACCTACCGCGTCGTCGCCGTGTTGGCCGAGACCCAGTCGTTCGGCGGGAGTCGGCTGTACCTCCCCATCGAGGAGACAGGGGACCGACAGTACAGTCGCGTACAGGTGATGACGGAGTCGACGGACAGGGCCGAGACGGTCGCCGAGGCACTCCGCGACCGCTTCAACGACCGGAAAGACAGGCTGTTGGTGTTCGAACTCACCTCCCTCGTCCGCCTGCTCAAGACGCTCGTGAACGGAATCAACGCGTTCCTCGCGGGCCTCGGCTCCATCTCGCTTCTCGTCGCCGGCGTCTCGATTGCGAACACGATGCTGATGGCCGTCATCAAGCGCCGCGAAGAGATAGGCGTCCTGCGGGCGGTCGGCTACGGCAAGGTCGATATCGTCCGGATTCTCCTCGTCGAGGCGGTGCTCCTCGGCGCGCTTGGCTCGGCGGTCGGACTCGCCATCGCCGTCGCCGTGGCGATGGTGGCGAACGCGCTGTTCCTCGGCGACCCCTTCGCCTTCACGCAGTCGGCGCTCCTGTACTTGGCCGGGGCGGTCGCGTTCGGTATCCTGACCAGCCTGCTCGCTGGTGCGTACCCCGCATGGCGGGCGGCGAACGAGCGCCCCATCGACGCGCTTCGCGGGTGA
- a CDS encoding ABC transporter permease yields the protein MSWLRRVTARFPTVVLARRNLSRATARTTLAVVAIVIGVVAIGTIGAGGEAFKQDQMEAYEGFGGTATVSPVYHMNDDGDIVGGISDQDVSRMRQATSGATVHPVIQRWDTVVRTSSGETSPSAQVKGLAALGTFYEAQSGSIPDSWRQQVVVGSRFADNNDVETGDQLTVTINGSFERTFRVAAVLEPQGFADQLQADRSVFLPFDRLSQLEDSDSEYGSVIVRVDPQTGSISEAAESLETEFNTRRRTISVSEVQEQRERFSQTFELINQFLIGVGSISLLVAAVTIANTMLMTAIEREREIGVMRAVGYPKRAVVSLLLAEAAILGLVGAAIGVPLALGIGMGLNQFLVGDPLAFTAAGLRYVGLGALFGVLTSLFAGVSPAWKSANKRPVEALE from the coding sequence GTGAGTTGGCTCCGCCGGGTGACCGCTCGGTTCCCGACGGTCGTGCTGGCCCGCCGAAACCTGTCGCGCGCCACCGCGCGGACCACGCTGGCCGTCGTCGCCATCGTCATCGGCGTCGTCGCCATCGGAACCATCGGCGCGGGCGGCGAGGCGTTCAAACAGGACCAGATGGAGGCGTACGAGGGATTCGGGGGGACCGCCACCGTCAGCCCCGTCTACCACATGAACGACGACGGGGACATCGTCGGCGGCATCTCGGACCAAGACGTCAGTCGGATGCGACAGGCGACGTCGGGCGCGACGGTACATCCCGTCATCCAGCGCTGGGACACCGTCGTCCGCACGTCGTCGGGAGAGACCTCCCCCTCGGCCCAGGTGAAGGGACTGGCTGCCCTCGGGACGTTCTACGAGGCGCAATCGGGGTCGATACCCGATAGCTGGCGACAGCAGGTCGTCGTCGGCTCCCGGTTCGCCGACAACAACGACGTGGAGACGGGCGACCAGCTGACGGTGACGATAAATGGGAGCTTCGAGCGGACGTTCCGCGTCGCGGCGGTGCTCGAACCGCAGGGGTTCGCCGACCAGCTACAGGCCGACCGCTCCGTGTTCCTTCCGTTCGACCGACTCAGTCAGCTCGAAGACTCCGACTCGGAGTACGGTTCGGTCATCGTCAGGGTCGACCCGCAGACGGGGTCGATAAGCGAGGCGGCCGAGAGCCTCGAAACGGAGTTCAACACCCGACGGCGGACCATCTCCGTCTCGGAGGTCCAAGAACAGCGAGAGCGCTTCAGTCAGACGTTCGAACTAATAAACCAGTTCCTCATCGGCGTCGGCTCGATTTCGCTCCTCGTCGCCGCGGTCACCATCGCGAACACGATGTTGATGACAGCGATAGAACGCGAGCGCGAAATCGGCGTCATGCGGGCGGTCGGCTATCCCAAGCGGGCGGTCGTGAGCCTGCTTCTCGCCGAGGCGGCCATCCTCGGTCTCGTCGGTGCCGCAATCGGCGTCCCGCTCGCACTCGGCATCGGCATGGGGCTCAACCAGTTCCTCGTCGGCGACCCCCTGGCGTTCACGGCCGCGGGGCTTCGATACGTCGGTCTCGGAGCGCTGTTCGGCGTCCTCACGTCGCTGTTCGCCGGCGTGTCCCCCGCGTGGAAATCCGCGAATAAGCGGCCCGTGGAGGCGTTAGAATGA
- a CDS encoding ABC transporter ATP-binding protein, whose product MTRDTSDSEGAEPTETARGDRPGDAAGVGGDLILRGEDVTKEYQTGTQTVRALKGIDFGIAPSDFVAIVGPSGSGKSTLLNLLGLLDVPTDGAVSLRGQDVSTFSDADRTRKRKRAIGFVFQSFYLIPTLTALENVEMPRMLDKTPVKTRERAKTLLQRVGLGDRLDHYPDELSGGQKQRVAIARSLINDPALLLADEPTGNLDRDTGDEILALFDELRAEEDVAIVTVTHDAYVAEEADRVVNLVDGVIEDTGEAAADGGHGA is encoded by the coding sequence ATGACACGGGACACCTCCGACTCCGAGGGGGCGGAACCGACTGAGACCGCCCGAGGAGACCGACCGGGTGACGCGGCGGGCGTCGGCGGCGACCTGATACTCCGCGGTGAAGACGTCACGAAGGAGTACCAGACGGGAACCCAGACCGTCCGGGCGCTGAAAGGCATCGACTTCGGCATCGCACCGTCCGACTTCGTCGCCATCGTCGGCCCCTCGGGGAGCGGGAAATCCACGCTCCTCAACCTGCTTGGCTTACTCGACGTTCCGACCGACGGCGCGGTCAGCCTTCGGGGACAGGACGTGTCGACGTTCTCCGACGCGGACCGAACCCGAAAGCGGAAGCGCGCCATCGGCTTCGTGTTCCAGAGCTTCTACCTGATTCCGACCCTGACGGCGCTGGAGAACGTCGAGATGCCGCGGATGCTCGACAAGACCCCGGTGAAGACGCGCGAGCGGGCGAAAACGCTGCTTCAGCGGGTCGGTCTCGGCGACCGTCTCGACCACTACCCCGACGAGCTATCGGGGGGACAGAAACAGCGCGTCGCCATCGCGCGGTCGCTCATCAACGACCCCGCGCTCCTGTTGGCGGACGAGCCAACGGGGAACCTCGACCGCGACACCGGCGACGAAATCCTCGCCCTGTTCGACGAACTCCGAGCCGAGGAGGACGTGGCCATCGTCACGGTCACCCACGACGCCTACGTCGCCGAGGAGGCCGACCGCGTGGTGAACCTCGTCGACGGCGTCATCGAGGACACGGGCGAGGCGGCGGCCGACGGGGGACACGGAGCGTGA
- the yciH gene encoding stress response translation initiation inhibitor YciH: MGKDTFSDITGLPDDLGIGDDLARADQRASIRVDTRRYGKPVTVVDGLDLPTDELDALASTLKRRLAVGGTVTDDGRIELQGEHGERLEAALRDEGFSVET, from the coding sequence GTGGGAAAGGACACTTTCAGCGACATCACCGGCCTGCCGGACGACCTCGGAATCGGCGACGACCTCGCGCGGGCGGACCAGCGCGCGTCGATTCGCGTCGATACCCGACGGTACGGCAAGCCCGTGACGGTGGTCGACGGCCTCGACCTCCCGACCGACGAACTCGACGCTCTCGCGTCGACCCTGAAGCGACGGCTCGCGGTCGGCGGGACCGTGACCGACGACGGACGCATCGAGCTACAGGGCGAACACGGCGAGCGCCTCGAAGCCGCGCTCCGCGACGAAGGCTTCAGCGTCGAGACCTGA
- a CDS encoding helix-turn-helix domain-containing protein: MREFVFTVEYERGADEVMDLFIENPDLHSKTMAIHATSESMWRLDRLTGPTEALEAFDEVIEQATRCNGVLGMCGAPVVEWEFEVLSETPNGRIVYSCREEGDGIQSIPHVAAKHIGDGLLMQAERRGAQNQWRLLISDDDTVSEIYEEVKDSLSDGLSLSVQRISEPECWLEEGVSADGLPPEQQAALEAAVEFGYYETPRQHTVQEISEELDIPNSTLQYRLTRAEAWLARQFVTGTLGTEVEERVDPEKLEASA; this comes from the coding sequence ATGCGCGAATTCGTCTTCACCGTCGAGTACGAGCGGGGTGCCGACGAGGTGATGGACCTCTTCATCGAGAACCCGGACTTACACTCCAAGACCATGGCGATACACGCCACGAGCGAGTCGATGTGGCGACTCGACCGCCTCACCGGGCCGACGGAGGCGCTCGAAGCGTTCGACGAGGTCATCGAACAGGCCACACGGTGTAACGGCGTCCTCGGGATGTGCGGCGCGCCGGTCGTCGAGTGGGAGTTCGAAGTGCTCTCGGAGACGCCCAACGGGCGCATCGTCTACTCCTGTCGCGAGGAGGGCGACGGGATTCAGTCGATTCCGCACGTCGCCGCGAAGCACATCGGCGACGGTCTCCTGATGCAGGCCGAGCGCCGAGGGGCCCAAAACCAGTGGCGACTACTCATCTCCGACGACGACACGGTGAGCGAGATTTACGAGGAGGTCAAAGACAGCCTCAGCGACGGCCTCTCGCTGAGCGTCCAGCGCATCAGCGAACCCGAGTGCTGGCTCGAAGAGGGCGTCTCCGCCGACGGCCTCCCGCCGGAACAGCAGGCCGCGCTCGAAGCCGCCGTCGAGTTCGGCTACTACGAGACGCCGCGTCAACACACCGTCCAAGAGATTTCCGAGGAACTCGACATCCCGAATTCGACGCTCCAGTACCGTCTGACACGCGCCGAGGCGTGGCTGGCCCGGCAGTTCGTCACCGGCACGCTCGGCACCGAGGTCGAAGAGCGCGTCGACCCCGAAAAGCTCGAAGCGAGCGCGTGA